The segment atgttttccacacttaaatgtttcagatcatcaaacaaatttaaacattagtcaaagataacacaagtaaacacaaaatgcagtttttaaatgaagggttttattaatgaggaagaaaaaaatccaaagctacatggccctgtgtgaaaaagtgtttgccccctaaacctaataactggttgggccacccttagcagcaactactgcaatcaagcgtttgcgataacttgcaatgagtcttttacaacgctgtggaggaattttggcccactcatctttgcagaattgttgtaattcagccacattggagggttttcgagcatgaaccgcctttttaaggtcatgccacagcatctcaataggattcaggtcaggactttgactaggccactccaaagtcttcattttgtttttcttcagccattcagaggtggacttgctggtgtgttttggatcattgtcctgctgtagaacccaagttcgcttcagcttgaggtcacgaacagatggccggacattctccttcaggattttttggtagacagcagaattcatgcttccatttatcacagcaagtcttccaggtcctgaagcagcaaaacagccccagaccatcacactgccaccaccatattttactgttggtatgatgttctttttctgaaatgcggtgttacttttacgccagatgtaatgggacacagaccttccaaaaagttcaacttttgtctcgtcagtccacagaatattttcccaaaagtcttggggatcatcaagatgttttctggcaaaaatgagacgagccttaatgttctttttgcttagcagtggttttcgtcttggaactctgccatgcaggccatttttgcccagtctctttcttatggtggagtcatgaacactgaccttaactgaggcaagtgatgcctgcagttctttagatgttgttgtggggtcttttgtcacctcttggatgagtcgtcgctgcgctcttggggtaattttggtcggccggccactcctgggaaagttcaccactgttccgtgttttcgccatttgtggataatggctctcactgtggttcgctggagtcccaaagctttagaaatggctttataaccttttccagactgatagatttcaattactttttttctcatttgttcctgaatttctttggatctcggcatgatgtctgtagcttttgaggatcttttggtctacttcactttgtcaggtaggtcctatttaagtgatttctagattgggaacaggtgtgcagtaatcaggcctgggtgtggctacagaaattgaactcaggtgtgatcaaccacagttatgttttaacaggagctggggggcaaacactttttcacacagggccatgtagctttggatttttttcttcctcattaataaaacccttcatttaaaaactgcattttgtgtttacttgtgttatctttgactaatgtttaaatttgtttgatgatctgaaacatttaagtgtggaaaacatgcaaaaaagtaagaaatcaggaagggggcaaacactttttcacaccactgtatatgtaagaaatctaaagcaaatagtcgtaaaatcctcctaatatgtcacagagactaaggaataatgttcatataacatactgatctcaccgacaacaatagtacagctaGAATATTCGCAAATCATGTCTATgctttgaatttgtgttttggcctgttgcgccaccctccgctgtctaccagtcacatagtcagtagagtctcagcatcagttacagttacgactgagctacagcagcacggcaagcagcattagcagtgtcccggtacatagcattagcagccggctacTTCTCAGCTGTAtaccggcagcagcgttagcagcagagaagccggacttgctcgaacggtccgctgggttagcagcagagaagccggacttgctcgaacggtccgctggaaaactgaagatcaaggacgcggccctgccacagcagccgcctgtgggcaaacaaatcagtctccagcgtgccgctgtccagcaacctccaATCTGTAGGGGAAGGGGGGTTGACACGACTCgctgcagtattttgaatttgagtgcagtaactgttttggcccagtattttgaatttgagtgcagtaactgttttggccacattcttacatacagcgcctttaaaggacaacttcggtatttttcaacctgggccctatttccccatgtgtatgtgtgcgtatgattcatgggtacaactcgttctaaattggttcagtattgagggaggcggatctctgctccaacactgactgacagctgactccgcTCGTAGCACTCATAGCAATGgcaatctgaaccggtcagtggcgaaaaaaagcacttttaatgcgcaaacttatacgggatgtatttgcccccgttactgtTTTAGTCTTTTCGTTGctccggttgcatccgcctccctcaatactgaaccaattttagaacgagtcgtacctatgaatcatacgcacacatacacatggggaaatagggcccaggttgaaaaataccgaagttgtcctttaaaatgaaaactatgCCTCTGTACATACGGATGTCTATTATATAAAGCCTATAATACGTTATGATAAGGTAACACTGCTGCATTCTGCTGCACAGTACTCTTTTTACAGGATTAAgtggacacaaaacaactaataAGTGTCTCTTTTTGTTCCTCAGCTCCATATCCCTCTGAGGCTGCTGTGCGGCGGGCTGCTTTTCACCTGCAATGCTGTGATGTGGACCTTCCTTGCCAAAGCACTCAGGTACTCTTCTTCCTCCACCCGAACCACTGTGACCACCACCGCCTCCAACTTCATATCTTCCGTGAGTACCAGTCTCTCTTACAGGACTCTTACTACTTGTTTTCTAAGCACAGTGCTTCACATCAGACTGTAGTGGAGTGTAAGTTAATTTCAGAGTGACCTTACATCCTGTCGTTCTTATATAAGCTGCTTTATTTTAGAAAATAGGCTGGACTATATTCAGAAATACTTTGTCGCAGTGATTTAGGCCTCTTACAGGAATTTCTTGTCAAAGTTCAACTCCTTGTTTTACATGTCCCCTGAAGGCATCCTTACTGGCTTTTATTGTAGAGACTGATTTACTTTGACTCAGAAGAAACCCtgattttctttctcctcctgcaGGCTTTCCTGGGCCAGCTGATCTTTGGTGAAGCCCAGATAACATTGTGGTGGGTTGGGGTCTCCCTGACGTTCTCTGGCCTGTTGGTACTGCAGAGGGTTTCACCGCAGGATGGGCAACATGATGCAGGCGCCAAGGATGAATAATAAGTCTTGTCTCCACTAGTGTTCAGCCTGGCTCAGCTGGCTGTGGTATGCGGTGTGTTCATGGTCTGCATTTCCACTGATTTTAAGATCTAGCCAAGAAAAAATTGATGTTAATCTTCCCCCAATCAATAGTTTTACTAAACAAATGGTCTCCTGATTAACGAAATGGCACTCAAAATGAATCCACCCTGATGGGGAGGAAAAGCTTGATTTGTAATGTTGCTGTTTATTCTTCAGGTAGGCTGAGAAACACTGCTGCCTCAGCTGTGGCGCAGCATTGTTTAGGCCTGTTCTAAAAATCACAGGAGATGTTGGCCTTCAGCCAGTCTGACCATGGCGCAGCTACAATCTGACTAGTGGAGACAAGCTAATGGATGCCTGCGGCCAGCTTCCCAGAAGCTCTAAAATCATCTTTGTCCACAGGcttaaaatgaagcaaaaatgATACTAGCTTTACTTTTCTTTTGGGGAATCTTTCAGtcaacagcagcacaaaaacTCATGAGCTAACAGAACAGATGTTAAGGAGGGGAAGAGGCtgaaaggaatagtttgacattttgggaaaaatacttatttgctttcctgctgagagttagatgagaggactgataccactgtcatgtctgtgaAATGAATGTAAAGCAAATGCTAGTGGCTAGTGAGCTTAGCATAACAAGTGGATGAAACAGCTAGCCTTCCTCTGTttgaaggtaacaaaatctgtctACCAGCATCTCTAAGGGCACGGTCACAAATTTAACTTTCCTTCCGTTCACTTCATTCACTGCGAGCTAAGGGGCAAATGAAACATTTGCTTCCAGTGGCAAAGTAAATTTGCATCTGGGCATCAGGTGGCATTCAACCAAGTTCAACTTTACTGAATTTTGACTAGGGAAGTCGCAGCCTCCACCAATAGCAAAGAAGTATGTGTGGAGAAAatattgatttgattgttgTATCTAACAAGTAGATATTATATGATACTGGCCAACCTCTAGCTCACCAGGTAGAGTGTGCGCCCCAAGAGGCTTCGACCTTTGTAGCTGCCCGCGTTCAGTTCCGACCGGCCCTTTGCATGACATCCCCATGTCTCTTTCCCACCTTTCCTGTCTATCCACAGCTGTCCaatcaataaaggcaaaaacacaacaaaaaatgcCCCACATGAGAGTCGGGAGACCAATTCACACCGtaatagccaatcagcattgagctCCTCCGGGGATGTATGACTCCGAGGACGCACTGgcagaagttcattcatcgatCCAGCGATTTCACGCATGTATGATGGGAGTTATTTGCGCGTACTGACCAAGTCAACACAAAGTGTTCTAGCCTTAAAACATACGTGAGTAATGTGATGCGAAAATTTACATCACGTTTGGTGTGACCACAACATAACCCCTCCGCTAGCCGCCTCTCTTTTTTAATCTATCACTTCATAactagctaaatgctaacttagcattttcttcaGGGCTTCCACCGCCGGACCAAAGGAGCGTAGGGGGGCTGATCGCATAGGTACAGTGGGCGAGCCACAGAGCTCTAGGGTGGGTCACGATATTCGCAAATATTGCCTTAGCAATCAAATTTACACAAAAAGCTAATTTATACGTtatgtcttgtttgtttaattttagtacaaatagtgttttttttatacacGATTTTTGTGCGTATTCAACAAATGagaggcagattttgttacctttggacagaggaAGGCTAGtggtttccagtctttatgcttaACTAAGCTAACATCTCttggctgcagcttcatatttaatgtacagatgttagagtggtatcaatcttttcatctaactctcacCAAGAAAGGTATTAAGTGCATTTCCcgaaatgaactgaactgaactgcttcTTTAAAGGGAGAGACAGATATAGTAATACAATACAATTTGAGAACCTGTGTGCACACTAACAGACTGATCTGGAGTCTTTTGGGCCGTGCTCATGAGCAATGGACAAATAGCATCACTGGCTATGTGCGTGATGTCACTGTGCATCAGCCTGTGCATTATATATCGCAGCCGTCAGATCACCAAAGCTTTCTTAACTCTCACATTTCCTTAAGTTACTCTGACACTCACTGTAAACATCCTacactgatgcattttatgCTGCATGCTTGAGGGGAAGTTATAAATGAAGCACTTAACTGATGAGGCAAACTCATATTTTCACGAGTAATAATACTAATGTAGCGCTGAAAGGCTCCACCCTGGGTCTTTCTTTTACTTTTCACTTGCCTTTCTTGACAGCTTGAACCTCAAGATATGATAGGTTTTAATTCAGAGGCAGCTGCTCTTCCATATCGTGACAGACGTGTGCATGTTCCTACCGAGGCTTGAACTCAAATATCTCACACCAAAGCATTCTGGAGTGTCAGTCCACAACAGAGTGACGTCCCTGTGAGCTGCTTCATGTTATTAATCTCACAATCCTGTTACTTCAGTGTCCAAACTGTCTCTCCAGTGTAAGCGAAACCACACAGCCTCATGGTTGCTTGTTGAGCTTTATGCACCCTGTTCTTGCAATCTCATATTAGCCTCTCCATCACCCATCATCCCTCTGGGTTTCAAAGACAGCTTGCTTCATTAAAAGCTTCCCTCTACATCCCTGGAGTCGTCAGAGTGCAATAACATTAAACTTCCTTTAAATCTCATAACACTGTGATGTGTGTAACAGCGAGGGAGTTTTAAGCATTAATAATTGAGCATAGAAAATGGCAATACATGATGCTAGAGGGACGTTTCTGTTAGCATAACTCAGCTAAGTGCATATACTACTACTATACAGGGGTTTGACATGAAAGGTTGCTCTACTTAATGGTATTTTAAGatcacattttgctgttgtttggaTACATATCATGATATAAATGCATAACGGTAGCTATAATATCTGTCTGTAATATTCCACAGCAGCAACGCACAAATATATGAGATGTCCTTCCAGCCGCTGCTGTGCAGGTTTTGTATCATGTGATTTACATGCATCCCTATCAATGTGACTGCAGTGACAATGTGATTATACAGCTCTCATGTTAAAGGCTGGCTGAGTGATGTTTCATAGCAGGGCTGCAATCACCGCGCGGGATTCTTTAGCTGT is part of the Epinephelus moara isolate mb chromosome 22, YSFRI_EMoa_1.0, whole genome shotgun sequence genome and harbors:
- the LOC126384372 gene encoding transmembrane protein 42, which produces MFPGVFYALLAGFLGAVASSSAKLSLGADYLKGVCETGLRTWGEQRKFRQADETTACDRLHIPLRLLCGGLLFTCNAVMWTFLAKALRYSSSSTRTTVTTTASNFISSAFLGQLIFGEAQITLWWVGVSLTFSGLLVLQRVSPQDGQHDAGAKDE